A window from Triticum aestivum cultivar Chinese Spring chromosome 6D, IWGSC CS RefSeq v2.1, whole genome shotgun sequence encodes these proteins:
- the LOC123142593 gene encoding glutamine synthetase cytosolic isozyme 1-2-like encodes MVNAIFKNPFRRGDNLLVMCDCYTPQGVPIPTNKRHNAAKIFNTSKVAAEERWYGIEQEYTLLQKDVNWPLGWPVGGYPGPQCFCYAGWKKRRRSREDLS; translated from the exons ATGGTGAAT GCCATTTTTAAGAACCCGTTTAGGAGGGGTGACAACCTCCTT GTTATGTGCGACTGCTACACACCACAAGGTGTTCCAATCCCCACCAACAAGAGGCACAATGCTGCCAAGATCTTCAACACCTCGAAGGTTGCAGCTGAGGAGAGATG GTATGGAATTGAGCAGGAGTACACTCTCCTCCAGAAGGATGTGAACTGGCCCCTTGGCTGGCCCGTTGGTGGCTACCCTGGTCCTCAG tgtttttgttatgcaggttggaagaaaagaagaagatccagagaagatcttagt